The following are from one region of the Dreissena polymorpha isolate Duluth1 chromosome 2, UMN_Dpol_1.0, whole genome shotgun sequence genome:
- the LOC127867878 gene encoding zinc finger protein 728-like — translation MEMTTQENFALSDTRTCSSDLNISMEKKCSNDCSARQYNCEVCGYACNENSSLKKHMLIHTGERPYKCEVCGYACKASGTLKIHMKIHNGERQYKCEICGCAFNYYGNLKQHMGIHTGKRPYKCEVCGYACNEIGILKKHMMIHPEKLKCDLCGYACIRSRDLKIHMRIHTGQRPYKCEECGYACIHSGNLKTHMRIHTGERAYKCKVCGEAFNQTGILKKHMRIHRERLHMCEVCGYACICSSSLKKHIMIHTGERLYNCEVCGYACKASGTLKIHMRIHTGEKPYKCEVCGYAFNQNSKLKQHMSIHTDTGERPYKCEVCGNAFNTNSTLKQHMKIHTGERPYKCEVCGYAFNQNSNLKQHMSIHTGERRYTCEVCGYACNKSDTLKQHLKIHTGERQYKCEICGFAFTHCGNLKRHMSIHTGERQYTCEVCGYACNKSDTLNQHLKIHTGERQYKCEICGFAFIHCGNLKRHMSIHTGERQYKCEICGFAFNLNGNLKRHMKIHTGERR, via the coding sequence AAATGTTCCAATGATTGTTCTGCAAGACAGTACAattgtgaggtgtgtggttatgcatgtaacgaGAATAGTTCCTTGAAGAAACACATGCTGATACATACtggagaaagaccgtacaagtgtgaggtgtgtggttatgcatgtaaggCGAGTGGTACCTTGAAAATACACATGAAGATTCATAATGGAGAGAGACAGTACAAGTGTGAGATATGTGGTTGTGCATTTAACTATTATGGTAACTTAAAACAACACATGGGAATACATACAGGaaaaagaccgtacaagtgtgaggtgtgtggttatgcatgtaacgaGATTGGTATCTTGAAGAAACACATGATGATACATCCAGAGAAACTGAAATGTGAtttgtgtggttatgcatgtatcCGTAGTAGAGACTTGAagatacacatgaggatacatacaggacaaagaccatacaagtgtgaggaatgtggttatgcatgtatccatagtggtaacttgaagacacacatgaggatacatacaggagaaagagcGTACAAGTGTAAGGTGTGTGGTGAAGCATTTAACCAGACTGgtatcttaaaaaaacacatgaggatacatagaGAGAGACTGCAcatgtgtgaggtgtgtggttatgcatgtattTGTAGTAGTAGCTTGAAGAAACACATaatgatacatacaggagaaagacttTACAattgtgaggtgtgtggttatgcatgtaaggCGAGTGGTACCTTGAagatacacatgaggatacatacaggagagaaaccatacaagtgtgaggtgtgtggttatgcatttaACCAGAATAGTAAATTGAAACAACACATGAGTATACATACtgatacaggagaaagaccgtacaagtgtgaggtgtgtggtaatgCATTTAACACGAATAGTACCTTGAAACAACACATgaagatacatacaggagagagaccttacaagtgtgaggtgtgtggttatgcatttaACCAGAATAGTAATTTGAAACAACACATGAgtatacatacaggagaaagacggtacacgtgtgaggtgtgtggttatgcatgtaacaagAGTGATACCTTGAAACAACACTTgaagatacatacaggagaaagacagTACAAGTGTGAGATATGTGGTTTTGCATTTACCCATTGTGGTAACTTGAAAAGACACATGAgtatacatacaggagaaagacagtacacgtgtgaggtgtgtggttatgcatgtaacaagAGTGATACCTTGAATCAACACTTgaagatacatacaggagaaagacagTACAAGTGTGAGATATGTGGTTTTGCATTTATCCATTGTGGTAACTTGAAAAGACACATGAgtatacatacaggagaaagacagTACAAGTGTGAGATATGTGGTTTTGCATTTAACCTTAATGGTAACTTGAAAAGACACATgaagatacatacaggagagagacggTAA